In Achromobacter pestifer, the DNA window AAACCGGAAACGATGATGGGCTGACCGGGACGCAGCTCGACCTGCTGCACCGTGCCGTTGCCGTCGATCGTGACCTGCTGGACCTGCACCTGATTGCCGCGTTCGCCGAACGTGATGGTCTTCAAGGGTTGGGCGACCGCGTTGTCATAGGCGAGCGACAACAGGATCTGACCGTCCTCCTGGATGTCCGGCAACAGCGTCAGGAACGAACCTACCGTTTCTTCCTTTTGGCTTATGGACACTGCGGGCAGCGAACCGTTTGCGCCCCCCGCCGTAGTACCGGGGACCGCAGTGCTCTGCACCCGGTCGATGTAGCTGAACGTAGTTCTTACCGCATGAGTAACCGGACGACGGTTCAAGGTCAGGATGGGAACCTTGTTGTGCCGCACGACGGCGCCCATCGTGCTGAGCGCGGAGATGATGGCCTGCGAGCCTTGGAATGGACCCCTGGCCATGGAAGCGTCCAGGCTGCCCCCGCCCGATGCGGCGCCGGGCAGCGCCAGCCGCGCCGCCGCTCCCGCCGCCGCGTAGATGATGTTCCAGTCGATGCCGCCTGAAACGGCGTCGTTGGCGACGACCGTGATTTCCTCGAACACCAGCCGCACCCGGCGGGTCAGCGCCTTGTTCTCGCGTTCGAGGTAGCGGGCGACGCGCTCCAGCGCCTCGGGCGTATCCGTGACGACGATCGAGGTGGCGCCCTCCACCGCTTCCGCGACCACGCCGGAACGCGTCAGGAACGGCGCGACGTTGGCGCGCAGGACCGCCATCGCGTCGTGCTGTCCCGCCGACAAGGATGTGTTGGAGGTGCTTTCAAAGCCTTCGCCCTCCGGGCTGCCCTCGCGGCCAAGGCGCACATCCACTTTGCTGGTCAGCGACAAGGCGCGCAAATCGAACACGCGGGTCTCGGTGCGGTAGAACTCGAGCGCGTTATGTTCGTAGCGCCAATGCACCGAGAAACGCGCAGCCAGCGTATCCAGCAAATCGGCCAGCGGCTGCCCGCCAGCGCGGATCTCCAGGCTGGCCGGCGCTGGAACCGACAAGGCGCCGTTGACGGCCAGCCGGGGCAAGAACATTTCCAGCGGCAGCAAGGCGTCCGGCCGCACCCGCACCGCAATGCCGGTGGCCGCGGTCAGGCGCTGGGCCAGCATCGGCAGGTCGGCGTCGTCGGCCAGTATCAAGGTGGTTCTTACGTTCTCCCGCAATGCGGGCGGCAGCGCCACTTCTCGCGCCAGCGGCTGCGGCTTGCCGGCAAGCCAGGGCGCGGCGACATCCTGGGCCGCGACGCGCGCGGCGCGGTCCGACAGCCCTTCGGCAAAGGTCTGGTGAATGTCGGCCACCTTGGCCTGCCGCGTGTGCGCGGCACGACGCTGATCGGCAACCTGCTGCGACACCGCGCAGCCGCCCAAGACGCCGCAGGCAGCCACGCACAAGAACAGTCTGCGCATCATGCCGCGGCTCCTCTTGGTGCGGCCATGCGCGTGCAGGACTGCGCCAACGGCACCACGCGCAACACCCGATTGCCGTAGAAGCATGGCTGCAGCGGCTTTTCAGCGAGTTCCGTGGCGCCCAGCAGTTCGCGCACGGCCGATTTGAAATCGCCGGAGAACTCGGCCGTGGCCGACAGGGGAATGTCCACGTCAACGGCCCAGTGCTGCGGCTGGAAGGTCCAACCCGCCAGGTCTGCCCAGCGCGCGAGAACGGCCCGCAGCGTGGCGTCCGGCGGCGCCGCGCGGTAGACCGGCTGCGGCGCGGCTGCCGACGCCGATGCGCCCCCAACGGCTGGCGCCGGGCCTGCCAAGGGGCCGGCGGCCTGCAACGCACCGATGGCGGGCGGCGCCGACTCGGCCGGCCTCGCCGGGCCGATGCGTTGCGCCGCCGCGACGGGCGCCAGCGGCGCTGGCTCATCTGGCGGCCGGG includes these proteins:
- a CDS encoding TcpQ domain-containing protein; amino-acid sequence: MVRFFFLAAGLSCLGGCTGAGKSPAAASWETSRQAAQGFRFDWQLSGDPAVAPMQVFDDGKETWLQFAPGQPLPAIFGIGSDGERALPYLRRDPYVVLAGGWSGLLFRGGRLTARAQRLPAVADARTAAGAGTRPPDEPAPLAPVAAAQRIGPARPAESAPPAIGALQAAGPLAGPAPAVGGASASAAAPQPVYRAAPPDATLRAVLARWADLAGWTFQPQHWAVDVDIPLSATAEFSGDFKSAVRELLGATELAEKPLQPCFYGNRVLRVVPLAQSCTRMAAPRGAAA